In one window of Caenimonas aquaedulcis DNA:
- a CDS encoding addiction module protein — translation MSHPSDDLGKAALQLPPAERVALVERILDSLDAPDSSLDAQWAMEAQDRLGAYRRGEIRAVELSEVLAKYQVTRQG, via the coding sequence ATGTCGCATCCATCCGATGACCTTGGCAAAGCAGCTTTGCAACTACCACCCGCAGAGCGCGTTGCCCTGGTCGAACGTATTCTCGATAGCCTGGACGCGCCGGACAGTTCGCTCGACGCGCAGTGGGCAATGGAAGCGCAGGATCGCCTCGGCGCCTACAGGCGAGGCGAGATCCGAGCGGTGGAATTGTCGGAAGTCCTTGCGAAGTACCAAGTCACCCGCCAGGGATGA
- a CDS encoding type II toxin-antitoxin system RelE/ParE family toxin, translating into MNVRLLAPAQVELDEAVIRYAEQAPGLGDAFLIEVMKVFNLIAQFPQAWHPLAPDVRRCRLNRFPYSVVYSNQDDDVVVLAIAHQHRSPTYWRNR; encoded by the coding sequence ATGAACGTCCGGCTACTCGCGCCAGCTCAGGTCGAGCTGGACGAAGCAGTCATCCGGTATGCGGAGCAAGCTCCCGGCCTTGGTGATGCATTCCTGATCGAAGTGATGAAGGTTTTCAATCTCATCGCGCAGTTCCCCCAGGCGTGGCATCCGCTGGCTCCTGATGTACGCCGCTGCCGCCTCAACCGGTTTCCTTACAGCGTCGTTTACTCCAACCAAGATGACGATGTGGTGGTCCTTGCGATTGCCCACCAGCATCGCAGCCCCACGTATTGGCGCAACCGCTAG
- a CDS encoding VOC family protein encodes MPMLDSYLFFNGDCRAAMTFYQEVIGGQMMSMMTYAQSPDPNQCGAEGKDRIMHAHLLVDGRNLMASDAPPGQPVPAQGGFALSLNYPSAGEAKKAFDAFAEGGKVTMPMSKTFWIESFGMVTDKFGTPWMVGGGEAAKG; translated from the coding sequence ATGCCGATGCTCGACAGCTACCTCTTCTTCAACGGCGACTGCCGGGCCGCGATGACCTTCTACCAGGAGGTGATCGGCGGCCAGATGATGTCCATGATGACCTACGCGCAGTCGCCGGACCCCAACCAGTGCGGCGCGGAGGGCAAGGACAGGATCATGCACGCCCACCTGCTCGTCGACGGCCGGAACCTGATGGCCTCCGACGCGCCGCCTGGCCAGCCGGTGCCGGCGCAAGGCGGCTTCGCGCTGTCGCTGAACTACCCGAGCGCGGGCGAGGCGAAGAAGGCCTTCGACGCCTTCGCGGAAGGCGGCAAGGTCACCATGCCCATGAGCAAGACCTTCTGGATCGAATCCTTCGGCATGGTCACGGACAAGTTCGGCACGCCGTGGATGGTTGGAGGCGGGGAAGCGGCGAAGGGCTGA
- a CDS encoding T6SS phospholipase effector Tle1-like catalytic domain-containing protein, which yields MPDDPSKPKPHPPTREAVLAECREAAERWIARPGRNLVLLFDGTGNILGNSHDTNVVKLMRLLAKDSPNAPHRPTQVVYYDPGVGTTNEFPAASISSKIAGFFRQVVGLALGSGAFDNIAQAYEYLAHTHEEGDRIYLFGFSRGAFTARAVGGMVNMYGLVHAPGLPLIRTLVRNYFAKPSRDRESFTQDVIDNFSLGRTPLVHFVGVWDTVETIGSGLLGGVSISNSKDFERKRFVHVRHAMSLHETRSKYQPRGYTAPEFTPEEAAVRSFDERWFRGVHSDVGGSYERDGLSNVTLAWMVQEARAQGLIVEKPNLHIPDAGVAMHDQTLDSPYWVWTGMNSRERDAAAVIDASAHPVAGATPAVRSAGAWMWLAGGWVLALIVAILFAMAFSGGGKTGCDAASIRAGLCRDWAILIALALWIAYPMAWALRQMTKVAVLKGQQLPWIARKVHWWMIGFVLADMGENLLAWWRVEWVTVIAWVCAVKLGLMAVMALVWVMGVAASLRRPGNPAATPPGG from the coding sequence ATGCCGGACGACCCTTCCAAACCCAAGCCGCACCCACCCACGCGCGAAGCCGTGCTCGCCGAATGCCGGGAGGCGGCCGAGCGCTGGATCGCGCGGCCCGGCCGCAACCTCGTGCTGCTGTTCGACGGCACGGGCAACATCCTGGGCAACAGCCACGACACGAACGTCGTGAAGCTGATGCGCCTGCTCGCCAAGGACAGCCCGAACGCGCCGCACCGGCCGACGCAAGTCGTTTACTACGATCCCGGCGTGGGCACGACGAACGAATTTCCCGCGGCGAGCATCTCGAGCAAGATCGCGGGCTTCTTCCGGCAGGTGGTCGGCCTCGCCCTGGGCAGCGGCGCGTTCGACAACATCGCACAGGCCTACGAGTACCTGGCCCACACGCACGAAGAAGGTGACCGCATCTACCTCTTCGGCTTCTCGCGCGGCGCATTCACCGCGCGGGCCGTGGGCGGCATGGTGAACATGTACGGCCTGGTGCATGCGCCGGGGCTGCCGCTGATCCGCACGCTGGTGCGCAACTACTTCGCCAAGCCGAGCCGCGACCGCGAATCGTTCACGCAGGACGTGATCGACAACTTCTCGCTGGGCCGCACGCCGCTCGTGCACTTCGTCGGCGTGTGGGACACGGTGGAGACGATCGGCAGCGGCCTGCTCGGCGGCGTGTCGATCAGCAATTCGAAGGACTTCGAGCGAAAGCGCTTTGTGCACGTGCGCCATGCGATGTCGCTGCACGAGACGCGCAGCAAGTACCAGCCGCGCGGCTACACCGCGCCCGAATTCACGCCCGAAGAAGCGGCGGTGCGCAGCTTCGACGAGCGGTGGTTCCGCGGCGTGCACAGCGACGTGGGCGGATCGTACGAGCGCGATGGATTGTCGAACGTGACGCTGGCGTGGATGGTCCAGGAGGCGCGAGCGCAGGGCCTGATCGTCGAGAAGCCGAACCTGCACATCCCCGATGCAGGCGTGGCCATGCACGACCAGACCCTGGACAGCCCCTACTGGGTGTGGACGGGAATGAACTCGCGCGAGCGGGACGCGGCGGCGGTGATCGACGCCAGCGCGCACCCTGTGGCCGGCGCGACACCGGCAGTGCGGTCAGCGGGCGCGTGGATGTGGCTGGCGGGAGGATGGGTGCTGGCGCTGATCGTGGCGATCTTGTTCGCCATGGCGTTCAGCGGGGGAGGCAAGACGGGCTGCGATGCAGCGAGTATTCGCGCGGGGCTGTGCAGGGACTGGGCGATCCTGATTGCGCTCGCGTTGTGGATCGCTTATCCGATGGCATGGGCGCTGCGGCAGATGACGAAGGTGGCGGTGCTGAAGGGCCAGCAACTGCCGTGGATCGCAAGGAAAGTGCATTGGTGGATGATCGGTTTCGTCCTGGCGGATATGGGTGAGAACTTGCTGGCGTGGTGGCGGGTGGAGTGGGTGACGGTGATTGCCTGGGTGTGTGCGGTGAAGCTCGGATTGATGGCCGTCATGGCGTTGGTGTGGGTGATGGGGGTGGCGGCGTCGCTTCGGCGGCCCGGAAATCCTGCCGCTACGCCGCCTGGCGGATAG
- a CDS encoding class I SAM-dependent methyltransferase codes for MRIVFFALLAALAGCASTPSQTPSPERFAALVAAPDRAAADRVTDVRRKPAETLAFIGVQPGWVALDVSAARGYTTELIARAVGPGGKVYAQSPPRRATPAPAPAQPEGASAPPAPNASTTPPAPTLAERAARPAGANIVIVSRPFEDPAPPEVSAGALDLVTLMFNYHDFGHMGVDRASVNRAVFKALKPGGVYVIADHSGRAGTGISEAGTLHRVEEDFVKREVEAAGFRLAARGDYMRNPADPRDRNTPEPPMPKDEFVLKFVKPAR; via the coding sequence ATGCGCATTGTTTTCTTCGCACTTCTCGCAGCACTGGCCGGATGCGCATCCACGCCGTCGCAAACCCCCTCGCCCGAGCGCTTCGCAGCACTCGTCGCCGCGCCCGACCGCGCGGCGGCGGATCGCGTGACGGACGTCCGCCGCAAGCCCGCCGAAACGCTCGCCTTCATCGGCGTGCAACCCGGCTGGGTCGCGCTGGACGTGAGCGCGGCGCGCGGTTACACGACGGAGCTGATCGCGCGTGCCGTCGGCCCCGGCGGCAAGGTCTACGCGCAGTCGCCACCGCGTCGCGCCACGCCTGCACCGGCGCCGGCGCAGCCGGAGGGCGCGTCGGCACCTCCTGCGCCCAACGCATCCACCACACCGCCCGCGCCCACGCTCGCGGAACGCGCCGCGAGGCCGGCGGGCGCCAACATCGTCATCGTGTCGCGGCCCTTCGAAGACCCGGCGCCGCCCGAGGTTTCCGCCGGCGCGCTCGACCTCGTGACACTGATGTTCAACTACCACGACTTCGGCCACATGGGCGTGGACCGCGCGAGCGTCAATCGCGCCGTGTTCAAAGCTCTCAAGCCGGGCGGTGTGTATGTGATCGCCGATCACTCCGGCCGCGCGGGCACGGGCATCTCCGAAGCGGGGACGCTGCACCGGGTCGAGGAAGATTTCGTCAAGCGCGAAGTCGAGGCCGCAGGCTTCCGGCTCGCGGCTCGCGGAGACTACATGCGCAATCCGGCGGACCCGCGCGACAGGAACACGCCGGAGCCGCCCATGCCCAAGGACGAATTCGTGCTGAAGTTCGTCAAGCCGGCAAGGTAG
- a CDS encoding LysR family transcriptional regulator translates to MDLRRMSHLVALEEERNFGRAAERVHVTQPAFSRSVQAAEAELGLLLFERGPLQVRPTAAGTFVVERARKLLFDNHCLQRDIGLFRGRQLGNISFGVGPFPAATLLEPLMRELRAKHPAVQVRVEVNNWKYLAEHLRVEEIDFFVADIRDVPRDGDLAIKSIGRQRGRFYVRTGHPLLARRNLKPAAMAAYGLASVRLPNEMKAVVCQLLGLATDAALPVVLECDDVHLLKRVALTSDTVLASTDPAVQEEVKAGRLHALSLRGLPALYNEMGIVSLLGRSHSPMAEVAVKFLASAARAGSALNS, encoded by the coding sequence ATGGACCTGAGACGGATGTCGCACCTCGTGGCGCTGGAGGAGGAACGCAATTTCGGCCGCGCCGCCGAGCGCGTCCACGTGACGCAACCGGCCTTCAGCCGCAGCGTGCAGGCGGCGGAAGCGGAGCTCGGCCTGCTCCTGTTCGAGCGGGGTCCCTTGCAGGTGAGGCCCACGGCTGCCGGCACCTTCGTGGTCGAGCGTGCGCGCAAGCTGCTGTTCGACAACCATTGCCTGCAGCGCGACATCGGCCTGTTCCGCGGCAGGCAGCTCGGCAACATTTCCTTCGGGGTCGGCCCCTTCCCCGCGGCGACGCTGCTCGAGCCGCTGATGCGCGAATTGCGCGCGAAGCACCCGGCCGTGCAGGTGCGGGTCGAGGTGAACAACTGGAAGTACCTCGCGGAGCACCTGCGCGTCGAGGAAATCGATTTCTTCGTGGCGGACATCCGGGACGTGCCGCGCGACGGGGACCTCGCGATCAAGAGCATCGGACGGCAGCGCGGCCGCTTCTACGTGCGCACCGGCCATCCGCTCCTGGCGCGCAGGAACCTGAAGCCCGCCGCGATGGCCGCGTACGGCCTCGCGAGTGTCAGGCTGCCCAACGAGATGAAAGCGGTCGTTTGCCAATTGCTCGGGCTGGCCACGGACGCCGCCTTGCCCGTCGTGCTCGAATGCGACGACGTGCACCTGCTCAAGCGGGTCGCGCTGACAAGCGATACCGTGCTGGCCTCCACCGATCCCGCCGTCCAGGAGGAGGTGAAGGCCGGCCGCCTGCACGCGCTGTCGCTGCGCGGGCTGCCTGCGCTCTACAACGAAATGGGGATCGTTTCCCTGCTGGGGCGCAGCCATTCGCCGATGGCGGAGGTCGCGGTGAAATTTCTCGCGTCCGCCGCAAGGGCGGGCAGCGCGCTCAACTCTTGA
- a CDS encoding 7TM diverse intracellular signaling domain-containing protein codes for MLPLELAIWSAAAGAIALVVVVGLVDFALVRSRSAAKGAGYNLATLVFVLSLSGLPPALLPELRGQALAVLQVLIGPLCGCLGNYWVRGWLGARHRDRLMDSSLLAYSIFAPFAGLACLALPQPQQLPAAAVIVLVNSGLIVWLSVRAWLMGDALALGIAAGALLMLPAAGGLYAMALGIPGIGPGWQAAIAFNSVACVAVLGMMFRKRHQLARRMRGDRPVHSQFDAVTRLPSGASFVRALIRAQERRRITRRDGAVLAVILFDTDRIVAQTGPATMNELYLQVAQCLQQQLGVMNPVGRYWDRCFVGLAETIHSPAAMRTLGLRVATSLRMPMEVNAPDGRVVTVRLEVGVGVVHLGREPLQVEDVLHDAQHLAEAARCCASRAATRDPVSGQVVPVEHAQLGKRRRIRAGKPPRIAQA; via the coding sequence ATGCTTCCCCTCGAACTTGCCATCTGGAGCGCCGCCGCGGGCGCCATCGCCCTCGTGGTGGTGGTGGGCCTGGTCGATTTCGCGCTGGTGCGCTCGCGGTCGGCGGCCAAGGGTGCGGGCTACAACCTGGCGACGCTCGTGTTCGTCCTTTCCCTCAGCGGCTTGCCGCCGGCCCTCCTGCCCGAGTTGCGCGGCCAGGCCCTGGCCGTGCTGCAGGTGCTGATCGGCCCCCTGTGCGGCTGCCTGGGCAACTACTGGGTGCGGGGCTGGCTGGGCGCGCGCCATCGCGACCGGCTGATGGATTCCAGCCTGCTGGCCTATTCGATCTTCGCTCCCTTCGCGGGGCTCGCCTGTCTGGCGCTTCCGCAGCCCCAGCAGCTTCCCGCCGCTGCCGTCATCGTGCTGGTGAACTCCGGGCTCATCGTCTGGCTGAGCGTTCGTGCGTGGCTCATGGGCGATGCGCTGGCGCTGGGAATCGCCGCGGGTGCCCTGCTCATGCTGCCCGCCGCGGGCGGCCTCTACGCCATGGCCCTCGGCATCCCGGGGATCGGCCCCGGCTGGCAGGCCGCGATCGCCTTCAACAGCGTCGCCTGCGTGGCCGTGCTGGGGATGATGTTCCGCAAGCGCCACCAGCTCGCACGCAGGATGCGCGGCGACCGGCCCGTGCATTCGCAATTCGACGCCGTCACCCGGCTGCCGAGCGGTGCGTCCTTCGTGCGCGCGCTCATCCGCGCGCAGGAGCGGCGCCGCATCACGCGCCGCGACGGTGCGGTGCTCGCCGTCATCCTGTTCGACACCGACCGCATCGTGGCGCAAACGGGGCCCGCCACCATGAACGAGCTGTACCTGCAGGTGGCGCAGTGCCTGCAACAGCAGCTCGGCGTGATGAACCCCGTGGGCCGCTACTGGGACCGCTGCTTTGTCGGCCTGGCCGAGACGATCCATTCCCCTGCCGCGATGCGCACGCTGGGCCTGCGCGTGGCGACCAGCCTGCGCATGCCCATGGAAGTGAACGCGCCGGACGGCCGGGTGGTCACGGTGCGGCTGGAGGTGGGCGTGGGCGTGGTGCACCTGGGGCGGGAGCCGCTCCAGGTGGAAGACGTGCTGCACGACGCGCAGCATCTGGCAGAGGCGGCACGGTGCTGCGCCTCGCGGGCAGCCACGCGCGACCCCGTCAGTGGCCAGGTGGTGCCGGTGGAGCACGCGCAACTGGGCAAGCGCAGGCGCATCCGCGCGGGCAAGCCGCCGCGCATCGCACAGGCCTGA
- a CDS encoding sterol desaturase family protein, with product MNATQNLILVAIILGFAAAEFISGRYRDFHATADDGKLELFMFVSLVAFTQPFIFAVVGKAGELWFPQWRGAWAGLPWWMMAAILLVGDDMTQYWWHRVSHTPMLWPLHRAHHTAHYMSLRITYRNNFFYYLMMPGLWVSGALIYLGFGDVYLAYVIVKLTVIMGAHSAVRWDEPLYRIKALSPLMWVVERTISTPATHWAHHALTNTDGVGHYTGNFGNLLFFWDVLFGTAHITRRYPEKVGLQDDLIFGKERWFTEMFYPLLRSRREHSALTPGGKIYAEAEADAGAPPHAAQRG from the coding sequence ATGAACGCGACGCAAAACCTGATCCTGGTGGCGATCATCCTGGGCTTCGCCGCCGCGGAATTCATCTCGGGGCGATACCGGGACTTCCACGCCACGGCGGACGACGGCAAGCTCGAGCTGTTCATGTTCGTGAGCCTCGTGGCTTTCACCCAACCCTTCATCTTCGCCGTGGTCGGCAAGGCCGGTGAGTTGTGGTTTCCCCAGTGGCGGGGCGCCTGGGCGGGCCTGCCGTGGTGGATGATGGCGGCGATCCTGCTGGTCGGCGACGACATGACGCAGTACTGGTGGCACCGCGTCTCGCATACGCCGATGCTTTGGCCGCTGCACCGCGCCCACCACACCGCGCACTACATGAGCCTGCGCATCACCTACCGCAACAACTTTTTCTACTACCTCATGATGCCGGGGCTGTGGGTGTCCGGCGCGCTCATCTACCTCGGATTCGGCGACGTCTACCTGGCCTACGTGATCGTCAAGCTGACTGTCATCATGGGCGCGCACAGCGCGGTGCGCTGGGACGAGCCGCTCTATCGCATCAAGGCGCTCTCCCCGCTCATGTGGGTCGTGGAGCGCACGATCTCCACGCCGGCGACGCACTGGGCCCACCACGCGCTCACCAACACCGACGGCGTCGGCCACTACACCGGCAATTTCGGCAACCTGCTCTTCTTCTGGGACGTGCTGTTCGGCACCGCGCACATTACCCGCCGGTACCCGGAGAAGGTCGGCCTGCAGGACGACCTGATCTTCGGCAAGGAGCGCTGGTTCACGGAGATGTTCTACCCGCTGCTGCGCTCGCGCCGCGAGCACAGCGCGCTCACACCCGGCGGCAAGATCTACGCCGAGGCCGAAGCCGACGCCGGCGCACCTCCGCACGCCGCGCAACGGGGTTGA
- a CDS encoding SGNH/GDSL hydrolase family protein gives MIQRQLLPFPPAARRGSPPWALALGVAAAVALLGTAGLATWRIRSAQSLARTSEPFQAFPQGASQSLLIVGDSTAVGTGASGPAASVAGLIASAHPGLRLVNRAADGAKYEDFVRQLLQDSETFDTVLVLGGGNDVIRFTSESALRVSVAKVAALARLRGTRVILMPPGNVGNAPFFFRPLAWLMARRSRMLHAVVREQAQRHGASYVDLYKPRSADPFAQRPRAMHAKDGLHPSDEGYRLWLAELQQQAGATLPA, from the coding sequence ATGATCCAAAGACAGCTTCTTCCCTTCCCGCCCGCCGCGCGCCGTGGCTCCCCACCCTGGGCGCTGGCCCTGGGCGTCGCCGCGGCGGTGGCGTTGCTGGGCACCGCCGGTCTGGCTACCTGGCGCATCCGCAGCGCCCAGTCGCTCGCGAGAACGAGCGAGCCCTTCCAGGCCTTCCCGCAAGGCGCCTCGCAAAGCCTGCTGATCGTGGGCGACAGCACCGCTGTGGGCACGGGCGCGAGCGGGCCCGCGGCAAGTGTCGCCGGGCTGATCGCATCGGCGCATCCGGGGCTGCGCCTCGTCAACCGCGCGGCCGATGGCGCGAAGTACGAGGACTTCGTGCGCCAGCTGCTGCAGGACAGCGAAACCTTCGACACCGTGCTGGTGCTGGGCGGCGGCAACGACGTGATCCGCTTCACCAGTGAAAGCGCTTTGCGCGTCAGCGTTGCCAAGGTGGCCGCGCTCGCCCGCCTGCGCGGCACGCGGGTGATCCTGATGCCGCCGGGCAACGTGGGCAATGCGCCGTTCTTCTTCCGCCCGCTGGCGTGGCTCATGGCGCGGCGCTCGCGGATGCTGCATGCGGTGGTGCGCGAGCAGGCGCAGCGCCACGGCGCGTCGTATGTGGATCTGTACAAGCCGCGCAGCGCGGACCCGTTCGCGCAGCGGCCACGGGCGATGCACGCGAAGGACGGGCTGCACCCCAGCGACGAGGGCTATCGGCTCTGGCTGGCCGAACTGCAGCAGCAGGCGGGCGCTACCTTGCCGGCTTGA
- a CDS encoding nucleotidyltransferase domain-containing protein has protein sequence MADALFPRVRQRVLALLFGNPDRSFFSNEVVALVQSGTGAVQRELAGLSQAGLLTVTTRGNQKHYQADREAPVFAELRGLVLKTSGLVDVLRVALAPLASGISAAFVFGSIAKHEDTKSSDVDLLIVSDALGYADVFSALENAADIVGRKINPTLYTHADLAKRMKQASAFTTRVMKQPKMWVVGSEDALRV, from the coding sequence ATGGCCGACGCGTTGTTTCCACGCGTGCGTCAACGCGTGCTCGCCCTTCTTTTCGGCAATCCGGACCGCAGCTTCTTTTCCAATGAGGTGGTGGCTTTGGTCCAGTCCGGCACCGGAGCAGTGCAACGCGAGCTGGCCGGCTTGAGCCAGGCAGGTCTGTTGACCGTTACCACCCGCGGAAACCAGAAGCATTACCAGGCAGACCGGGAGGCTCCGGTCTTCGCCGAACTGCGGGGACTGGTCCTCAAGACCTCCGGTCTGGTCGACGTGCTGCGCGTCGCGCTTGCGCCCCTTGCATCCGGCATCTCTGCCGCATTCGTCTTTGGATCCATCGCAAAGCACGAAGACACGAAGAGCAGTGACGTCGACTTGCTCATCGTTTCCGATGCGCTGGGTTACGCGGATGTCTTCTCGGCACTGGAAAATGCTGCCGACATCGTCGGACGCAAGATCAACCCTACGCTCTATACACATGCTGACCTCGCCAAACGCATGAAGCAGGCCAGCGCTTTCACGACACGCGTGATGAAGCAGCCCAAGATGTGGGTCGTCGGCTCGGAGGACGCGCTTCGTGTCTGA
- a CDS encoding restriction endonuclease, with protein sequence MALFVISFLMPSLPALVAASNGIRIAAPYPLLLGFFLLAAWAAMRPRSPSAERPDNQPAFFGKDSTDFVSQLPRKAAATPPPRTHRGQRPPAIAWSQRVFDDIEWRRFELVCSSLFGQGGFETRAQSHGADGGVDIWLYSQHAEGPAAVVQCKHWIGRQGGVKEMREFFGVMSSHKLQRGTFATSSTFTADAQRFAKDNGISALDGQKLLALIATRTPVQQVELLQLAYEGEYWRPTCASCGIKMVERDSRKDGKSFWGCANFPKCRSTLPIRQAA encoded by the coding sequence ATGGCGCTGTTTGTCATCTCCTTTCTTATGCCGTCGCTCCCGGCTCTAGTTGCCGCATCCAACGGGATCCGAATCGCTGCGCCATATCCCTTACTTTTGGGTTTCTTCCTCTTGGCGGCTTGGGCCGCGATGCGTCCGCGCTCTCCCTCCGCCGAGCGCCCCGACAACCAGCCCGCGTTTTTCGGCAAGGACTCCACCGACTTCGTGTCGCAGCTTCCGCGCAAAGCGGCAGCAACCCCACCCCCTCGCACACACCGCGGACAACGCCCGCCGGCTATCGCATGGAGTCAACGCGTATTCGACGATATCGAGTGGCGTCGCTTCGAACTGGTTTGCTCAAGTCTGTTCGGCCAGGGCGGGTTCGAGACCCGTGCGCAGTCCCACGGCGCGGACGGCGGCGTGGATATCTGGCTGTATTCGCAACACGCCGAAGGCCCCGCCGCGGTTGTCCAGTGCAAGCACTGGATCGGCCGACAGGGGGGCGTGAAGGAGATGCGCGAGTTTTTCGGCGTCATGTCGTCGCACAAGTTGCAGCGTGGCACCTTCGCGACGAGTTCGACCTTCACTGCCGACGCGCAGCGCTTCGCGAAGGACAACGGTATCAGCGCGCTCGACGGGCAGAAACTACTGGCGCTGATCGCGACACGCACACCCGTGCAACAGGTAGAACTCCTGCAACTGGCGTATGAGGGCGAGTACTGGCGTCCCACTTGCGCCAGCTGCGGCATCAAGATGGTCGAACGGGATTCGAGGAAGGATGGCAAGTCGTTCTGGGGCTGCGCGAACTTTCCGAAGTGCCGCTCGACGCTGCCTATCCGCCAGGCGGCGTAG
- a CDS encoding diguanylate cyclase domain-containing protein, translating to MSMTELAIWCAAAGAIALVVILCLVDLAMVATLAAAQGAAYNLAALAFVLLLSGVPQAIFPAIRGPSLQVAQVLIGPLCVCLGNYWVRGWLAARERDRLMDMCLLGSAVFAPAAGLFALLALQPSQQLPAVAVVVLVNTGLVVWMSVRAWLFGDRLALGIAIGSVLMLPAVGGLYAVALGIPGIGAGWQAGVALFTVLCVAVIGMMLWKRNQHAQRSRGFEPVQSQYDPLTKLPGGQPFVRALVRAQERRRLTRRDRAVLAVIIFSPERIVSQAGVAGLNEVYLHIAQRLQRQVGIMNPVGRYWDRCFVALVETIHSPAALRTLGLRVASSLRHPMQVNALDGHSIQVKCEIGVGVVHMDRQPEAVEDLLHQSQRLAEAARHMPSRAAMRDPVSGEAVPVEHAQIGGRRRARSGHVPHAAPHVTGAMHHANGHAARPRA from the coding sequence ATGAGCATGACGGAACTCGCGATCTGGTGCGCGGCGGCCGGGGCGATCGCCCTCGTGGTGATCCTCTGCCTCGTGGACCTGGCCATGGTCGCCACCCTCGCCGCGGCGCAGGGCGCGGCGTACAACCTGGCCGCGCTGGCCTTCGTCCTGCTCCTGAGCGGCGTCCCGCAGGCCATCTTCCCCGCCATCCGCGGCCCGTCCCTGCAGGTGGCGCAGGTCCTCATCGGCCCGCTGTGCGTGTGCCTTGGCAATTACTGGGTACGCGGCTGGCTCGCGGCGCGCGAACGGGACCGCCTGATGGACATGTGCCTGCTCGGCTCCGCGGTGTTCGCGCCCGCCGCGGGCCTCTTCGCCCTCCTGGCACTGCAGCCCTCGCAGCAGCTCCCCGCCGTCGCCGTGGTGGTGCTGGTGAACACGGGGCTCGTGGTCTGGATGAGCGTGCGGGCCTGGCTGTTCGGGGACAGGCTCGCCCTGGGCATCGCGATCGGCAGCGTGCTGATGCTCCCCGCGGTCGGCGGCCTCTATGCGGTGGCGCTGGGCATCCCCGGCATCGGCGCCGGTTGGCAGGCGGGCGTCGCGCTCTTCACCGTCCTGTGCGTAGCCGTTATCGGGATGATGCTGTGGAAGCGCAACCAGCACGCCCAGCGCTCGCGTGGATTCGAGCCCGTGCAATCGCAATACGACCCCCTCACCAAGCTGCCCGGCGGCCAGCCCTTCGTACGCGCGCTGGTGCGGGCGCAGGAGCGCAGGCGCCTCACGCGGCGCGACCGCGCGGTGCTGGCGGTGATCATCTTCTCGCCCGAGCGCATCGTGTCGCAGGCCGGCGTGGCGGGCCTCAACGAGGTGTACCTGCATATCGCGCAGCGGCTGCAGCGCCAGGTGGGCATCATGAATCCCGTGGGGCGCTACTGGGACCGCTGCTTCGTCGCGCTCGTCGAAACCATCCACTCGCCGGCCGCGCTGCGCACGCTCGGCCTGCGTGTGGCCAGCAGCCTGCGTCACCCCATGCAGGTGAACGCACTGGACGGCCACAGCATCCAGGTGAAGTGCGAGATCGGCGTCGGCGTGGTGCACATGGATCGTCAGCCGGAGGCGGTGGAGGACCTGCTGCACCAGTCGCAGCGGCTGGCGGAGGCGGCGCGCCACATGCCGTCGCGCGCCGCGATGCGCGATCCGGTGAGCGGCGAGGCCGTGCCCGTGGAGCATGCGCAGATCGGTGGGCGCCGCCGCGCGCGCTCGGGGCATGTGCCGCACGCCGCGCCGCACGTGACGGGCGCGATGCATCACGCCAACGGCCACGCGGCGCGGCCGCGCGCGTGA